In one window of Chanodichthys erythropterus isolate Z2021 chromosome 23, ASM2448905v1, whole genome shotgun sequence DNA:
- the slc35b3 gene encoding adenosine 3'-phospho 5'-phosphosulfate transporter 2 isoform X2 yields MSGKFGLVNYSSRKHISISVPSSTEVMSPHIKSVEELRVLGINLSSFNTPTQFFICVAGVFLFYLIYGYLQELIFSVEGFKPFGWYLTLVQFGFYSLFGLVELQLTQDKRRRIPCKTYMIIAFLTVGTMGLSNTSLGYLNYPTQVIFKCCKLIPVMIGGVFIQGKRYNVADVSAALCMSLGLIWFTLADSKIAPNFNVTGVILISLALCADAAIGNVQEKAMKLHNGTNSEMVLYSYSIGFVYILLGLLSVGGIGPAVSFCSQHPVTTYGYAFFFSLTGYFGISFVLALIKLFGALVAVTVTTGRKAMTIVLSFLFFSKPFTFQYVWGGSLVVFGIFLNVYSKNRDKMKLPSLAELRKQLLGGRKVRLLSQDV; encoded by the exons ATGAGTGGCAAATTTGGCCTTGTGAATTACAGCTCAAGGAAGCACATCTCCATATCAGTTCCCTCGTCCACAGAGGTGATGTCACCTCATATTAAATCAGTGGAGGAGCTCAGAGTGCTGGGCATCAACCTGAGCAGCTTCAACACACCAACACAGTTCTTCATCTGTGTGGCCGGCGTCTTTCTTTTTTACCTCATCTACGGCTACCTGCAG GAGCTGATATTCTCAGTGGAGGGATTTAAGCCATTTGGCTGGTATCTGACTTTAGTGCAGTTTGGATTTTACTCATTATTTGGCTTGGTGGAGTTGCAGCTTACTCAGGATAAAAGGAGGAG gatacCATGCAAAACTTACATGATCATCGCATTTTTAACAGTTGGGACCATGGGCCTATCCAACACTTCTTTAGGATACTTGAACTATCCCACACAAGTCATCTTTAAGTGCTGCAAGCTCATTCCTGTCATGATTGGAGGAGTTTTTATACAAG GGAAACGCTACAACGTTGCGGATGTGTCTGCTGCTCTGTGTATGAGTCTTGGTCTGATCTGGTTCACATTGGCAGACAGTAAGATTGCCCCAAACTTCAATGTAACAG GTGTAATTCTCATATCTCTGGCCCTCTGTGCGGATGCTGCGATTGGAAATGTGCAGGAAAAAGCAATGAAACTCCATAACGGGACCAACTCAGAGATG GTCTTATATTCCTATTCTATTGGTTTTGTGTATATTCTGTTGGGTCTGCTGTCTGTTGGGGGGATTGGACCTGCTGTTTCCTTCTGCTCTCAG CATCCAGTGACGACATACGGTTACGCATTCTTCTTTTCACTGACGGGATATTTTGGCATTTCATTTGTCCTGGCTCTGATAAAGCTATTTGGAGCACTGGTTGCTGTCACAG tgaCTACGGGAAGGAAAGCCATGACTATTGTATTGTCCTTTCTGTTCTTTTCAAAACCTTTCACTTTTCA GTATGTCTGGGGTGGTTCTCTGGTGGTGTTTGGCATCTTCCTAAatgtttacagtaaaaacagagacaAAATGAAGCTTCCCTCTTTAGCAGAGCTCAGAAAACAATTGCTCGGTGGGAGGAAAGTGCGCCTGCTGTCTCAGGACGTGTAG
- the slc35b3 gene encoding adenosine 3'-phospho 5'-phosphosulfate transporter 2 isoform X3 yields MSPHIKSVEELRVLGINLSSFNTPTQFFICVAGVFLFYLIYGYLQELIFSVEGFKPFGWYLTLVQFGFYSLFGLVELQLTQDKRRRIPCKTYMIIAFLTVGTMGLSNTSLGYLNYPTQVIFKCCKLIPVMIGGVFIQGKRYNVADVSAALCMSLGLIWFTLADSKIAPNFNVTGVILISLALCADAAIGNVQEKAMKLHNGTNSEMVLYSYSIGFVYILLGLLSVGGIGPAVSFCSQHPVTTYGYAFFFSLTGYFGISFVLALIKLFGALVAVTVTTGRKAMTIVLSFLFFSKPFTFQYVWGGSLVVFGIFLNVYSKNRDKMKLPSLAELRKQLLGGRKVRLLSQDV; encoded by the exons ATGTCACCTCATATTAAATCAGTGGAGGAGCTCAGAGTGCTGGGCATCAACCTGAGCAGCTTCAACACACCAACACAGTTCTTCATCTGTGTGGCCGGCGTCTTTCTTTTTTACCTCATCTACGGCTACCTGCAG GAGCTGATATTCTCAGTGGAGGGATTTAAGCCATTTGGCTGGTATCTGACTTTAGTGCAGTTTGGATTTTACTCATTATTTGGCTTGGTGGAGTTGCAGCTTACTCAGGATAAAAGGAGGAG gatacCATGCAAAACTTACATGATCATCGCATTTTTAACAGTTGGGACCATGGGCCTATCCAACACTTCTTTAGGATACTTGAACTATCCCACACAAGTCATCTTTAAGTGCTGCAAGCTCATTCCTGTCATGATTGGAGGAGTTTTTATACAAG GGAAACGCTACAACGTTGCGGATGTGTCTGCTGCTCTGTGTATGAGTCTTGGTCTGATCTGGTTCACATTGGCAGACAGTAAGATTGCCCCAAACTTCAATGTAACAG GTGTAATTCTCATATCTCTGGCCCTCTGTGCGGATGCTGCGATTGGAAATGTGCAGGAAAAAGCAATGAAACTCCATAACGGGACCAACTCAGAGATG GTCTTATATTCCTATTCTATTGGTTTTGTGTATATTCTGTTGGGTCTGCTGTCTGTTGGGGGGATTGGACCTGCTGTTTCCTTCTGCTCTCAG CATCCAGTGACGACATACGGTTACGCATTCTTCTTTTCACTGACGGGATATTTTGGCATTTCATTTGTCCTGGCTCTGATAAAGCTATTTGGAGCACTGGTTGCTGTCACAG tgaCTACGGGAAGGAAAGCCATGACTATTGTATTGTCCTTTCTGTTCTTTTCAAAACCTTTCACTTTTCA GTATGTCTGGGGTGGTTCTCTGGTGGTGTTTGGCATCTTCCTAAatgtttacagtaaaaacagagacaAAATGAAGCTTCCCTCTTTAGCAGAGCTCAGAAAACAATTGCTCGGTGGGAGGAAAGTGCGCCTGCTGTCTCAGGACGTGTAG
- the slc35b3 gene encoding adenosine 3'-phospho 5'-phosphosulfate transporter 2 isoform X1 → MHFIRQETADIMSGKFGLVNYSSRKHISISVPSSTEVMSPHIKSVEELRVLGINLSSFNTPTQFFICVAGVFLFYLIYGYLQELIFSVEGFKPFGWYLTLVQFGFYSLFGLVELQLTQDKRRRIPCKTYMIIAFLTVGTMGLSNTSLGYLNYPTQVIFKCCKLIPVMIGGVFIQGKRYNVADVSAALCMSLGLIWFTLADSKIAPNFNVTGVILISLALCADAAIGNVQEKAMKLHNGTNSEMVLYSYSIGFVYILLGLLSVGGIGPAVSFCSQHPVTTYGYAFFFSLTGYFGISFVLALIKLFGALVAVTVTTGRKAMTIVLSFLFFSKPFTFQYVWGGSLVVFGIFLNVYSKNRDKMKLPSLAELRKQLLGGRKVRLLSQDV, encoded by the exons atgcattttattagacag GAGACTGCAGACATCATGAGTGGCAAATTTGGCCTTGTGAATTACAGCTCAAGGAAGCACATCTCCATATCAGTTCCCTCGTCCACAGAGGTGATGTCACCTCATATTAAATCAGTGGAGGAGCTCAGAGTGCTGGGCATCAACCTGAGCAGCTTCAACACACCAACACAGTTCTTCATCTGTGTGGCCGGCGTCTTTCTTTTTTACCTCATCTACGGCTACCTGCAG GAGCTGATATTCTCAGTGGAGGGATTTAAGCCATTTGGCTGGTATCTGACTTTAGTGCAGTTTGGATTTTACTCATTATTTGGCTTGGTGGAGTTGCAGCTTACTCAGGATAAAAGGAGGAG gatacCATGCAAAACTTACATGATCATCGCATTTTTAACAGTTGGGACCATGGGCCTATCCAACACTTCTTTAGGATACTTGAACTATCCCACACAAGTCATCTTTAAGTGCTGCAAGCTCATTCCTGTCATGATTGGAGGAGTTTTTATACAAG GGAAACGCTACAACGTTGCGGATGTGTCTGCTGCTCTGTGTATGAGTCTTGGTCTGATCTGGTTCACATTGGCAGACAGTAAGATTGCCCCAAACTTCAATGTAACAG GTGTAATTCTCATATCTCTGGCCCTCTGTGCGGATGCTGCGATTGGAAATGTGCAGGAAAAAGCAATGAAACTCCATAACGGGACCAACTCAGAGATG GTCTTATATTCCTATTCTATTGGTTTTGTGTATATTCTGTTGGGTCTGCTGTCTGTTGGGGGGATTGGACCTGCTGTTTCCTTCTGCTCTCAG CATCCAGTGACGACATACGGTTACGCATTCTTCTTTTCACTGACGGGATATTTTGGCATTTCATTTGTCCTGGCTCTGATAAAGCTATTTGGAGCACTGGTTGCTGTCACAG tgaCTACGGGAAGGAAAGCCATGACTATTGTATTGTCCTTTCTGTTCTTTTCAAAACCTTTCACTTTTCA GTATGTCTGGGGTGGTTCTCTGGTGGTGTTTGGCATCTTCCTAAatgtttacagtaaaaacagagacaAAATGAAGCTTCCCTCTTTAGCAGAGCTCAGAAAACAATTGCTCGGTGGGAGGAAAGTGCGCCTGCTGTCTCAGGACGTGTAG